The following are from one region of the Dreissena polymorpha isolate Duluth1 chromosome 2, UMN_Dpol_1.0, whole genome shotgun sequence genome:
- the LOC127870124 gene encoding uncharacterized protein LOC127870124, with product MTGNCPERKSTIDYFTPIDQPFTDYATVAEHLEQSELATQEVGQKYVLSTFDLGGCMKALPLIWKFPDKYKYHVVTPGAFHTAMNYIGMLTKNKCSGSGYAEILIETRLVTTGCLQSVLSGKAYAKALFCLKSVTEAMERLLFESFMDMQQNAGEFNSTTLMKLVSIASRKTLEDALNDQSLMDCIDQYIRFEESVRTGVLGKTAKFWLSVVDHSRLVMMLLYSVKTNNLMLFHECCGQMAELFFAFDGPNFSRYLTWLDVFLTNIDLTHPGAKELLQKGGISVTRSLIPGACSAVDKTMEETFMRFAKSAGMHAVNCIFITVIFFTIQGQ from the exons ATGACCGGTAACTGTCCTGAACGAAAATCCACAATCGACTACTTTACTCCGATAGATCAGCCTTTTACGGACTATGCAACGGTTGCAGAACATCTTGAACAGTCTGAACTGGCTACTCAGGAGGTTGGACAAAAGTACGTTCTGTCTACATTCGATCTGGGCGGATGTATGAAGGCGCTCCCATTGATTTGGAAGTTTCCTGATAAATACAAATACCACGTTGTCACGCCGGGTGCATTCCATACGGCTATGAATTACATTGGAATgctaacaaaaaacaaatgttcagGGTCAGGATATGCAGAGATCCTAATAGAAACCAGGTTGGTAACGACCGGATGCCTGCAAAGTGTACTAAGCGGTAAGGCTTATGCGAAGGCGTTGTTCTGCTTAAAGTCCGTTACAGAAGCAATGGAGCGCTTGCTTTTTGAAAGCTTCATGGATATGCAACAGAATGCAGGCGAATTTAATTCGACGACGCTGATGAAGCTGGTCTCAATTGCTAGCCGCAAAACATTAGAAGATGCATTAAATGACCAGTCTTTGATGGATTGTATTGACCAATACATACGTTTTGAAGAGTCTGTACGAACCGGCGTATTGGGAAAAACAGCAAAGTTTTGGTTGAGTGTTGTTGACCATTCACGTTTGGTCATGATGTTGCTGTATTCTGTAAAGACTAACAACCTGATGTTATTCCACGAATGTTGTGGCCAGATGGCAGAGCTGTTCTTTGCATTTGATGGCCCTAATTTCTCTAG GTACCTGACATGGTTGGATGTATTCCTTACCAACATTGACCTTACACATCCTGGAGCCAAAGAACTGTTACAAAAGGGTGGGATTTCAGTAACACGGTCCCTTATCCCAGGTGCTTGTAGCGCGGTAGACAAGACAATGGAGGAAACTTTCATGAGATTTGCCAAATCTGCTGGTATGCATGctgttaattgtatttttataacagTAATATTCTTCACTATACAGGGTCAGTAA
- the LOC127869195 gene encoding fibropellin-1-like isoform X2: MFFPILSALFVLTGLVHVMNAASVPNLGDTCTALDTCAVSGAICSAATTGGTLSCNCDTSKHLVQTTGGANTCECGTGYTGTVPTCLGKVGTTCALNADCLANGHCGSNLKCACYPTYTGASGAATCVALACSNGATDCTGVDGNSQCTSGGTCECKTNYGIFSSGTKATCQPGVGATCTSSGGECGNLPGGYCNTATSTAVCACGVIYTAAATACTTKVCEPGSTTCSTLDANSECGKGYCVCKSGLTIGSDGKCKLLNGTPPESEAPAVAMSMFLTAAILLASRML, encoded by the exons TTTTTCCCGATCTTGAGCGCGCTGTTCGTCTTGACTGGTCTAGTGCATGTGATGAACGCAGCGTCAG TGCCAAACCTCGGGGATACTTGTACCGCACTTGACACATGCGCCGTTTCTGGAGCAATATGTTCAGCTGCCACGACAGGAGGTACCCTTTCGTGTAATTGTGATACCAGCAAACATTTAGTCCAGACCACGGGGGGAGCAAACACATGCGAATGTGGCACTGGCTACACGGGTACAGTGCCAACTTGTTTAGGGA AGGTTGGAACGACGTGTGCTCTGAACGCTGATTGCCTTGCAAATGGTCATTGCGGATCCAACCTAAAGTGCGCGTGTTATCCAACTTATACTGGAGCATCCGGAGCTGCTACATGCGTTGCTCTAG CGTGTTCAAACGGCGCCACTGATTGCACGGGCGTTGATGGTAATTCGCAATGTACCAGTGGTGGAACCTGCGAGTGTAAAACAAACTATGGAATCTTCTCATCTGGAACAAAGGCAACGTGTCAGCCAG GTGTTGGTGCTACCTGTACTTCGAGTGGTGGGGAATGTGGGAACCTTCCTGGTGGTTACTGCAACACTGCTACATCAACTGCTGTGTGCGCCTGTGGAGTAATTTACACTGCTGCTGCAACGGCCTGTACTACAAAAG TGTGCGAGCCTGGCTCAACCACCTGCTCAACTTTGGATGCCAACTCTGAGTGTGGTAAAGGATACTGCGTCTGCAAATCCGGGTTGACAATTGGCAGCGATGGAAAATGCaagttgttaaatg GCACACCCCCTGAGTCTGAAGCCCCGGCAGTGGCCATGTCCATGTTTCTGACAGCTGCAATCCTGCTGGCTAGTAGAATGCTGTAG
- the LOC127869195 gene encoding fibropellin-1-like isoform X1, producing MFFPILSALFVLTGLVHVMNAASVPNLGDTCTALDTCAVSGAICSAATTGGTLSCNCDTSKHLVQTTGGANTCECGTGYTGTVPTCLGKVGTTCALNADCLANGHCGSNLKCACYPTYTGASGAATCVALAIGGTCTATGRECSGLANSYCNTGVSAPVCACATIYPTSTSCTAKTCSNGATDCTGVDGNSQCTSGGTCECKTNYGIFSSGTKATCQPGVGATCTSSGGECGNLPGGYCNTATSTAVCACGVIYTAAATACTTKVCEPGSTTCSTLDANSECGKGYCVCKSGLTIGSDGKCKLLNGTPPESEAPAVAMSMFLTAAILLASRML from the exons TTTTTCCCGATCTTGAGCGCGCTGTTCGTCTTGACTGGTCTAGTGCATGTGATGAACGCAGCGTCAG TGCCAAACCTCGGGGATACTTGTACCGCACTTGACACATGCGCCGTTTCTGGAGCAATATGTTCAGCTGCCACGACAGGAGGTACCCTTTCGTGTAATTGTGATACCAGCAAACATTTAGTCCAGACCACGGGGGGAGCAAACACATGCGAATGTGGCACTGGCTACACGGGTACAGTGCCAACTTGTTTAGGGA AGGTTGGAACGACGTGTGCTCTGAACGCTGATTGCCTTGCAAATGGTCATTGCGGATCCAACCTAAAGTGCGCGTGTTATCCAACTTATACTGGAGCATCCGGAGCTGCTACATGCGTTGCTCTAG CTATTGGTGGCACCTGCACGGCCACTGGTAGAGAATGCAGCGGATTGGCTAACTCATATTGCAACACAGGAGTGAGCGCTCCCGTCTGCGCATGCGCAACAATTTATCCAACAAGCACCAGTTGCACGGCGAAAA CGTGTTCAAACGGCGCCACTGATTGCACGGGCGTTGATGGTAATTCGCAATGTACCAGTGGTGGAACCTGCGAGTGTAAAACAAACTATGGAATCTTCTCATCTGGAACAAAGGCAACGTGTCAGCCAG GTGTTGGTGCTACCTGTACTTCGAGTGGTGGGGAATGTGGGAACCTTCCTGGTGGTTACTGCAACACTGCTACATCAACTGCTGTGTGCGCCTGTGGAGTAATTTACACTGCTGCTGCAACGGCCTGTACTACAAAAG TGTGCGAGCCTGGCTCAACCACCTGCTCAACTTTGGATGCCAACTCTGAGTGTGGTAAAGGATACTGCGTCTGCAAATCCGGGTTGACAATTGGCAGCGATGGAAAATGCaagttgttaaatg GCACACCCCCTGAGTCTGAAGCCCCGGCAGTGGCCATGTCCATGTTTCTGACAGCTGCAATCCTGCTGGCTAGTAGAATGCTGTAG